In Mixophyes fleayi isolate aMixFle1 chromosome 4, aMixFle1.hap1, whole genome shotgun sequence, the following proteins share a genomic window:
- the LOC142151085 gene encoding zona pellucida sperm-binding protein 3-like produces MGLWVRWSWLLLVALVYGSGFGSAGEHSLVRRQSDDWWRNYQPSVPQWGSPRGSHVGAARPVSGWGPTVRYDGGAAQSRQLQPPQDSPISVQCGEDKMVVTVARDLYGNGKLVKASDLTLGPQSCKPGPQSTVTSVVFENGLQECGNSLQMTPDLLIYITNLNYHPKSTSGVPITRTNPAVVPIQCFYPRHGNVSSNAIKPTWVPFSTTVSSEERLSFSLRLMTDDWSAPRSSSVFQLGDMFSIEASVDTQNHVPMILFIDHCVATVSPDVNSNPRYEIITYNGCLMDGKQEDSSSAFISPRPQSDKLQFTVDAFRFIGTDVSVVYITCYLKAAAVTQVPDPMNKACSYMKASSSWSAVEGSNTICQCCDSGNCAGQSRRLQPGRPRFGKREIAASPSTEEHGLATLGPLLVVGAERVQASRATAESGHLEPWVLVTIVSVGVVVMAGSLILIVKHVQKRQDNVLVVEK; encoded by the exons ATGGGGCTGTGGGTGAGGTGGAGTTGGTTGCTGTTGGTGGCTCTGGTTTATGGATCAGGATTTGGCAGTGCCGGGGAGCATTCCTTGGTTAGGCGCCAGTCAGATGATTGGTGGAGGAATTACCAGCCCTCTGTACCTCAGTGGGGCTCTCCTAGAGGGTCTCATGTGGGGGCTGCTCGGCCTGTGTCAGGATGGGGCCCCACTGTTAGGTATGATGGGGGAGCTGCTCAGTCTAGACAGCTGCAGCCACCCCAGGACTCTCCTATCAGTGTGCAGTGTGGAGAGGACAAGATGGTGGTGACTGTGGCCAGAGACCTCTATGGGAATGGGAAGCTGGTGAAAGCCTCAGATCTGACTCTAGGACCCCAGTCCTGCAAGCCTGGCCCCCAGAGCACAGTTACCAGTGTGGTCTTTGAAAATGGTCTCCAGGAGTGTGGGAACAGCTTACAG ATGACTCCAGACTTGCTGATCTACATAACCAACCTGAACTACCACCCAAAATCCACCAGTGGTGTCCCCATCACCAGGACCAACCCTGCTGTGGTTCCTATCCAGTGTTTCTATCCCCG ACATGGCAATGTGAGCAGCAATGCCATCAAGCCAACATGGGTTCCGTTCAGTACCACAGTGTCCTCAGAAGAGAGGTTGTCCTTCTCCCTGCGGTTGATGACAG ATGACTGGAGTGCTCCCAGATCTTCATCTGTCTTCCAGCTGGGGGACATGTTCTCTATAGAGGCCTCTGTGGACACTCAGAATCATGTCCCTATGATTCTCTTTATTGATCACTGTGTGGCCACTGTGTCTCCTGATGTGAACTCCAACCCTCGCTATGAGATCATAACTTACAATGG GTGCCTGATGGATGGTAAGCAAGAAGATTCCTCTTCTGCCTTCATATCCCCAAGACCCCAGTCAGACAAGCTCCAGTTTACGGTTGATGCATTCCGCTTCATTGGGACAGATGTTTCTGTG GTCTATATCACTTGTTATCTGAAAGCTGCTGCAGTCACTCAGGTCCCTGATCCCATGAACAAAGCCTGTTCCTACATGAAAGCTTCTAGCAG CTGGTCTGCTGTGGAGGGCTCCAATACGATCTGCCAATGCTGTGACAGTGGGAACTGTGCTGGTCAGAGCAGAAGACTTCAGCCTGGAAGACCAAGATTTGGCAAAAGAGAAATTGCAGCCA GTCCTTCAACAGAAGAACATGGGTTGGCGACATTGGGTCCTCTACTGGTGGTTGGAGCAGAACGTGTCCAGGCTTCTAGAGCAACGGCTGAGTCTGGACATTTGGAACCATGGGTGTTGGTGACCATTGTTTCTGTCGGTGTAGTTGTCATGGCTGGTAGTCTTATTCTGATTGTGAAACATGTCCAGAAGAGACAGGATAATGTACTGGTTGTAGAGAAATAA